In Treponema primitia ZAS-2, a genomic segment contains:
- a CDS encoding GGDEF domain-containing protein gives MKKRAVKIEFWFILFAVLMFSAVSLMSLRSIQQQAGNARVVNYVGIVRGATQRLVKEELRRESDDKLQKRLDTIVDELITGGPVNNLVRIPGTDFQNNMAEVRKSWILLKEQIQIVRNGGDDQELYDQSQLYFDLANDTVFKAESYSETQVNRSRNILIGFTVFFIIILGVGLVYVVRMSAVRRIAYIDALTGLPNRTRCEQVCLEHDRNKPVENLTVFMFDMNNLKVVNDKLGHQAGDRIIRGFGESLKTWAAERKGFAGRYGGDEFLAVFDNTDNTQALEHLARLDAIVAEYNQKQESKLERISFAAGFRVDNLQLTDMEMIILDSDRAMYERKRQMREAMLD, from the coding sequence GTGAAAAAGAGGGCGGTAAAAATAGAATTTTGGTTTATCCTGTTCGCGGTGCTTATGTTTTCCGCGGTAAGTCTTATGTCCCTGCGATCTATCCAACAGCAGGCGGGAAACGCCCGGGTAGTGAATTATGTCGGCATAGTCCGGGGCGCCACCCAGCGGCTGGTTAAGGAAGAACTGAGGCGCGAGAGTGATGATAAATTGCAGAAGCGGCTGGATACCATTGTGGACGAGCTGATCACCGGCGGGCCGGTAAACAACCTGGTCCGTATACCCGGCACGGACTTTCAAAACAACATGGCGGAGGTACGGAAAAGCTGGATCCTTTTAAAGGAGCAGATTCAGATAGTCCGCAACGGCGGGGATGATCAGGAATTGTACGACCAGAGCCAGCTTTATTTTGATCTTGCCAACGATACGGTTTTTAAAGCCGAAAGCTATTCCGAGACCCAGGTAAACAGATCCCGGAATATCCTTATAGGGTTTACCGTATTCTTTATAATTATTCTGGGAGTAGGGCTCGTATATGTTGTCCGTATGTCTGCGGTCAGACGTATTGCCTATATTGATGCGCTCACCGGGCTTCCTAACCGGACCCGCTGTGAACAGGTATGCCTGGAACATGACCGGAACAAACCGGTGGAAAACCTTACGGTATTTATGTTCGATATGAACAATCTTAAGGTGGTTAACGATAAGCTGGGGCACCAGGCAGGAGACCGGATCATTAGAGGGTTTGGAGAATCATTAAAAACTTGGGCGGCGGAAAGGAAAGGTTTCGCGGGCCGTTACGGCGGTGATGAATTTTTGGCCGTTTTTGATAATACCGATAATACCCAGGCGCTGGAACATCTTGCGCGGTTGGACGCCATTGTCGCCGAATACAATCAAAAGCAGGAAAGCAAGCTGGAGCGCATCAGTTTTGCCGCCGGTTTCCGGGTAGACAATCTGCAACTTACGGATATGGAAATGATAATCCTTGACTCAGACCGGGCCATGTACGAGCGGAAACGCCAGATGCGGGAAGCTATGCTGGACTAA
- the gyrA gene encoding DNA topoisomerase (ATP-hydrolyzing) subunit A gives MADTGNPSAAPTGKIIPIAIEDEVKTAYLNYAMSVIVARALPDVRDGLKPVHRRLLYSMDGLGVRPNGATMKCARITGDAMGKYHPHGDASLYDALVRMAQDFSLRYPLIQGQGNFGSLDGDPAAAMRYTEARLSRIGDEMLQDLGKETVDFVPNYDESLTEPTVLPAAVPNLLINGSSGIAVGMATNMPSHNLVEVCNAVCAYIDNPEISIEELMTFIQGPDFPTGGIIFGRHGIRDAYKTGRGKLLVRGKFNVETTKSGKELIVFTEIPYAVNKAVLLERIGALTREKEIDGIANSNDESDRDGIRIVIELKKGAILKVVLNQLFSNTQLQTTFGVINLALVKGRPQTLNLQELIRYFVEHRVDVVTRRTQYELRKAEERAHILEGLMIALANIDEVVAIIKASRDVAIAKQKLQERFLLSEAQSQAIVDMRLGRLTSLEVEKLQAELDELKVQIAYLKSLLEDKQKLLGVIKDETRSISERYGDKRRTEIVAGEVENINIEDLIKKEEMMILISNLGYVKRVPVTAYKNQGRGGKGMISAKLAEDDFVEQIFVASTHEYIMFITNAGKSYWMKVHELPEGSRTSKGAHIKSLLTISPNEDITAIVALKDFTDEQFLFMGTARGVVKKVAASEFSNAKTRGIIAIKLDEGDKLVSALLTGGSDEVVLISRKGQALRTHEDHVRAMGRSSRGVTGMKLDNDDELTGLLRVVEAEKMLILSEYGYGKRVDFSEFSSHGRGTGGQKIYTVGDKTGELVGCVNVLDNEEIMCITSQGKSIKLKVDSIRVMGRSAQGVRILSIDKPDFVIGVDRIVKEDGDDDDGVPVEPSAENDEVSSEDSSVGEGGEES, from the coding sequence ATGGCTGATACAGGAAACCCCAGCGCAGCGCCCACTGGGAAGATCATCCCTATAGCGATAGAAGACGAAGTAAAGACTGCCTACCTTAATTACGCCATGTCCGTAATTGTGGCCCGGGCCCTGCCGGATGTGCGGGACGGGCTCAAGCCGGTGCACCGGCGGCTGCTCTATTCCATGGACGGCCTAGGGGTCAGGCCCAACGGGGCCACCATGAAATGCGCCCGTATTACCGGGGACGCCATGGGAAAGTACCACCCCCACGGGGACGCCTCCCTCTACGACGCCCTGGTCCGTATGGCCCAGGACTTTTCCCTCCGCTATCCTCTGATTCAGGGCCAGGGCAATTTCGGCTCCCTGGACGGGGACCCCGCTGCGGCCATGCGCTATACCGAGGCACGGCTTTCCCGGATCGGGGACGAGATGCTCCAGGATCTGGGCAAGGAAACCGTGGACTTTGTCCCCAACTACGACGAATCCCTCACCGAGCCTACGGTGCTCCCTGCGGCGGTCCCGAACCTGCTCATCAACGGGTCCAGCGGCATCGCCGTAGGTATGGCCACCAACATGCCCTCCCATAATCTGGTGGAGGTCTGCAATGCGGTCTGCGCCTATATTGATAACCCGGAAATAAGTATCGAAGAACTGATGACCTTTATCCAGGGGCCGGACTTTCCCACCGGGGGCATTATCTTCGGCCGCCACGGCATCAGAGACGCCTACAAGACCGGGCGGGGCAAGCTCCTGGTCCGGGGCAAGTTCAACGTGGAGACCACTAAGTCGGGCAAAGAACTGATCGTTTTTACCGAGATACCCTATGCGGTGAATAAGGCGGTTCTGCTGGAACGGATCGGCGCCCTGACCCGGGAAAAGGAAATAGACGGCATCGCCAATTCCAACGATGAGTCTGACCGGGACGGCATCCGGATAGTCATTGAACTCAAGAAGGGCGCCATCCTCAAGGTGGTATTGAACCAGCTCTTCTCCAATACCCAGCTTCAGACCACCTTCGGGGTCATTAACCTGGCCCTGGTCAAAGGCCGGCCCCAGACCCTCAACCTCCAGGAACTTATCCGCTACTTTGTAGAACACCGGGTGGACGTGGTTACCCGCAGGACCCAGTACGAGCTGCGCAAGGCCGAAGAGCGGGCCCATATCCTGGAAGGGCTCATGATCGCCCTGGCAAACATCGACGAGGTGGTAGCCATCATCAAGGCTTCCCGGGACGTCGCTATTGCCAAACAAAAATTGCAGGAGCGTTTTCTCCTTTCCGAAGCCCAGTCCCAGGCCATCGTGGATATGCGCCTGGGGCGGCTTACCAGCCTGGAGGTTGAAAAACTCCAGGCTGAACTGGATGAGCTTAAAGTACAGATTGCCTACCTTAAATCCCTTCTGGAGGACAAGCAAAAACTCCTGGGAGTTATCAAGGACGAGACCCGGAGTATTTCCGAACGTTATGGGGATAAGCGGCGTACCGAGATAGTCGCCGGAGAGGTGGAGAACATCAACATCGAGGACCTGATCAAAAAAGAGGAGATGATGATCCTCATTTCCAACCTGGGGTACGTTAAGCGGGTTCCCGTTACGGCATATAAGAACCAGGGACGGGGTGGAAAGGGCATGATCAGCGCCAAGCTCGCGGAAGATGACTTTGTGGAGCAAATCTTCGTAGCCTCCACCCACGAGTACATCATGTTCATCACCAATGCGGGCAAGTCCTACTGGATGAAGGTCCACGAGCTGCCCGAAGGCTCCCGCACTTCCAAAGGCGCCCATATCAAGAGCCTTCTGACCATCTCCCCCAACGAGGATATCACCGCTATTGTCGCCCTCAAAGACTTTACCGATGAGCAGTTCCTCTTCATGGGCACCGCCCGTGGGGTGGTCAAGAAAGTCGCCGCCAGCGAATTCTCTAATGCCAAAACCAGGGGCATCATCGCTATTAAACTGGACGAAGGGGACAAACTGGTGAGCGCCCTCCTGACCGGGGGCTCCGACGAAGTGGTCCTCATTTCCCGGAAAGGCCAAGCCCTGCGCACCCACGAGGATCATGTCCGGGCCATGGGCCGCTCCTCCCGGGGCGTCACGGGGATGAAGCTGGACAACGACGACGAACTGACCGGTCTGCTCCGGGTAGTGGAAGCCGAAAAGATGCTGATCCTCTCCGAATACGGTTACGGCAAGCGGGTAGACTTTAGCGAGTTCTCCTCCCACGGCCGGGGCACTGGAGGCCAAAAGATATACACCGTAGGCGACAAAACCGGGGAACTGGTAGGCTGTGTCAATGTCCTGGATAACGAAGAAATCATGTGTATTACCAGCCAGGGTAAGTCCATTAAATTGAAGGTAGACTCCATCAGGGTTATGGGCCGCTCCGCCCAGGGCGTGCGTATCCTCAGCATCGACAAGCCCGACTTTGTCATTGGAGTAGACAGGATTGTTAAAGAGGATGGGGACGATGACGACGGGGTTCCTGTTGAACCTTCGGCGGAAAACGACGAAGTCTCATCTGAAGATTCCAGCGTCGGAGAGGGCGGGGAGGAAAGTTAA